In Dromaius novaehollandiae isolate bDroNov1 chromosome 16, bDroNov1.hap1, whole genome shotgun sequence, one genomic interval encodes:
- the NSFL1C gene encoding NSFL1 cofactor p47, whose translation MADREEALREFVAVTGVEEERARFFLESAGWDLQIALASFYEDGGDDDILTLPQPTPSSISRGTAPSDHRVTSFRDLVHAQEDDDEEEEGQRFYAGGSERSGQQIVGPPRKKSPNELVEDLFKGAKEHGAVAVDRTAKNSGETSKPKPFAGGGYRLGATPEEESAYVAGERRQNSAQDVHVVLKLWKSGFSLDSGELRSYQDPSNAQFLDDIRRGEVPAELRRLARGGQVNLDMEDHRDEDYVKPKSVFKAFTGEGQKLGSTVPQVMGTSSPAQQAENEAKASSAISIDESEPITNIQIRLADGGRLVQKFNHNHRIRDIRLFIVDARPAMAATSFILMTTFPNKELTDENQTLKEANLLNAVIVQRLI comes from the exons ATGGCGGACAGggaggaggcgctgagggagtTCGTGGCCGTGACCGGCGTCGAGGAGGAGCGAGCGCGCTTCTTCCTGGAGTCCGCCGGCTGGGACCTGCAG ATCGCCCTTGCCAGTTTCTACGAGGATGGGGGCGATGACGACATCCTGACTCTTCCCCAGCCAACACCCAGCTCTATATCCAGAGGCACTGCACCCAG TGACCATCGGGTAACATCGTTCAGAGACCTTGTTCATGCACAGGaggatgatgatgaagaggaagagggacAGCG GTTTTATGCCGGAGGCTCAGAGAGAAGTGGACAGCAGATTGTTGGCCCTCCAAGGAAGAAGAGTCCCAATGAGCTGGTGGAAGATCTGTTCAAAGGAGCAAAGGAGCATGGAGCGGTGGCAGTGGACCGGACAGCCAAGAACAGTGGCGAGACTAGCAAGCCTAAA CCGTTTGCAGGGGGAGGGTATCGCCTCGGGGCTACTCCAGAGGAGGAGTCTGCCTatgtggcaggagagaggaggcagaacTCTGCTCAGGAT GTGCATGTTGTACTGAAGCTGTGGAAGAGTGGGTTCAGTCTGGACAGTGGAGAGCTGAGGAGCTACCAAGATCCATCCAATGCCCAGTTTCTTGATGATATCCGCAGAGG GGAGGTCCCAGCAGAGCTGCGCAGGCTAGCACGGGGTGGACAAGTGAACCTGGATATGGAGGATCACCGTGATGAGGATTATGTGAAACCTAAAAGTGTCTTCAAAGCTTTTACTGGAGAAGGACAAAAGCTGGGCAG CACTGTCCCCCAGGTGATGGGCACCAGCTcaccagcccagcaggcagagaaCGAAGCCAAAGCCAGTTCTGCCATCAGTATTGATGAGTCGGAGCCCATCACCAACATTCAAATCCGGCTCGCTGACGGCGGGCGACTGGTCCAGAAATTTAACCACAATCACAG AATCCGTGACATCCGGCTCTTCATAGTAGATGCCCGGCCAGCAATGGCTGCCACCAGTTTCATCCTCATGACCACCTTCCCAAATAAAGAGCTGACTGACGAGAACCAAACCCTGAAGGAAGCCAACCTGCTCAACGCTGTCATTGTTCAGCGGTTAATATAA
- the LOC112987238 gene encoding sodium-dependent lysophosphatidylcholine symporter 1-A-like isoform X6, producing the protein MTGNALGFFLQIFLLDVVQLEPVHVSLILFLGRAWDAVTDPAVGFLVSKSPRRKYGKLVPWIACSTPFGVLFYCMMWSTLPDATPISLKFLWYLFMYSFFQTCMTCYHVPYSSLTMFLGGTQRDRDLATAYRMGMEVFSTLLGSGIQGQIVGSYHAHMMNSCYVLNGTQANTSSSSPTDSLENTRRAYVFASLVLGSIYCLSCLILIFGVREEPGPLSPLGKVGLPFTSCLRMIMEHKPYTQLLCGFLFASLAFQIAQGIFAVFCTHAAGLAGKFQHLVLIMLVTASLSIPFWQWLLGKFGKKTAVSLGLVLIIPALVAITQVMHSFLAFVFLMIVAGCSMAVLYLLPWSMLPDAVDDFRLRNPSCLNLEALFYSFYVFFNKFAGGLAVGISTLSLHFAGYHAGDCTRNPSVILALRLLMAPVPISLLLIAVIMFSIYPINEERRKQMRMEMEAIGHHVQHGNAE; encoded by the exons ATGACAGGAAACGCCCTTGGGTTTTTCCTCCAGATCTTCCTTCTGGATGTTGTGCAG CTGGAGCCAGTCCATGTCTCTTTGATCCTTTTCCTTGGAAGAGCCTGGGATGCAGTTACTGACCCTGCTGTTGGCTTCCTAGTCAGCAAGAGCCCAAGGAGAAAATATGGCAAGCTGGTCCCATG GATTGCATGCTCCACACCATTTGGGGTGCTTTTCTACTGCATGATGTGGTCCACCCTCCCTGATGCCACCCCCATCTCCCTGAAGTTCCTGTGGTACCTGTTCATGTACAGCTTCTTCCAGACTTGCATGACT TGCTACCATGTGCCGTATTCTTCCCTGACAATGTTCCTGGGAGGAACCCAGAGAGATCGTGATTTAGCCACTGCCTACA GAATGGGGATGGAGGTGTTCAGCACGCTCCTCGGATCAGGAATTCAGGGGCAGATTGTGGGCAGTTACCATGCCCATATGATGAACAGCTGTTACGTGTTGAATGGGACCCAGGCCAAcaccagctcctccagccccacAGACTCGCTGGAGAACACG CGTAGGGCCTACGTATTTGCATCCCTGGTCCTGGGCTCAATCTATTGCCTGTCCTGTCTGATTCTCATCTTTGGAGTAAGGGAAGAGCCTG GGCCCCTCAGCCCCCTGGGGAAGGTTGGGCTGCCCTTCACTAGCTGCCTGAGGATGATCATGGAGCACAAGCCCTACACCCAGCTGCTGTGTGGCTTCCTCTTCGCATCCCTGGCCTTCCAG ATTGCACAGGGGATCTTTGCCGTCTTCTGTACTCATGCTGCAGGTCTGGCCGGGAAGTTCCAGCATTTGGTGCTTATCATGTTG GTCACAGCTTCCCTCTCTATTCCATTTTGGCAGTGGCTTTTGGGGAAATTTGGGAAGAAAACGGCTGTGTCCTTGGGCCTAGTG ctgATCATCCCGGCCCTGGTAGCGATCACCCAGGTGATGCACAGCTTCCTGGCCTTCGTCTTCCTGATGATCGTGGCAGGCTGCAGCATGGCTGTGCTCTATCTGTTGCCGTG GTCCATGCTGCCGGATGCGGTGGATGATTTCAGGCTGAGGAACCCCAGCTGCCTGAACCTGGAGGCTCTCTTCTACTCATTTTATGTCTTCTTCAACAAGTTTGCAGGTGGTCTTGCTGTGGGGATATCGACACTGAGTTTACA TTTTGCAGGTTACCATGCTGGAGACTGCACGCGCAACCCCTCCGTCATCCTTGCCCTACGGCTGCTCATGGCCCCAGTCCCAATAAGTCTGCTGCTCATCGCCGTAATCATGTTCTCCATCTACCCCATCAACgaggagaggaggaaacagaTGAGAATGGAGATGGAGGCAATCGG GCATCATGTACAACATGGCAACGCAGAGTAA
- the LOC112987238 gene encoding sodium-dependent lysophosphatidylcholine symporter 1-like isoform X1: MLDSCRTDPPGLPADGGAPHGTPTAVSILLVGIGWSHVQPKERPACSSVSRFQEKPGLPLHRKVCYAIGGIPYQMTGNALGFFLQIFLLDVVQLEPVHVSLILFLGRAWDAVTDPAVGFLVSKSPRRKYGKLVPWIACSTPFGVLFYCMMWSTLPDATPISLKFLWYLFMYSFFQTCMTCYHVPYSSLTMFLGGTQRDRDLATAYRMGMEVFSTLLGSGIQGQIVGSYHAHMMNSCYVLNGTQANTSSSSPTDSLENTRRAYVFASLVLGSIYCLSCLILIFGVREEPGPLSPLGKVGLPFTSCLRMIMEHKPYTQLLCGFLFASLAFQIAQGIFAVFCTHAAGLAGKFQHLVLIMLVTASLSIPFWQWLLGKFGKKTAVSLGLVLIIPALVAITQVMHSFLAFVFLMIVAGCSMAVLYLLPWSMLPDAVDDFRLRNPSCLNLEALFYSFYVFFNKFAGGLAVGISTLSLHFAGYHAGDCTRNPSVILALRLLMAPVPISLLLIAVIMFSIYPINEERRKQMRMEMEAIGHHVQHGNAE; this comes from the exons ATGCTAGATTCATGTCGCACTGATCCACCGGGTTTACCAGCAGATGGGGgagcaccccacggcaccccaacTGCCGTGTCCATCTTGCTCGTGGGAATTGGGTGGAGTCATGTCCAGCCAAAGGAAAG ACCAGCTTGTTCCTCGGTGTCTCGGTTCCAGGAGAAGCCAGGACTGCCGCTCCACAGAAAGGTTTGCTATGCTATTGGGGGCATTCCCTACCAGATGACAGGAAACGCCCTTGGGTTTTTCCTCCAGATCTTCCTTCTGGATGTTGTGCAG CTGGAGCCAGTCCATGTCTCTTTGATCCTTTTCCTTGGAAGAGCCTGGGATGCAGTTACTGACCCTGCTGTTGGCTTCCTAGTCAGCAAGAGCCCAAGGAGAAAATATGGCAAGCTGGTCCCATG GATTGCATGCTCCACACCATTTGGGGTGCTTTTCTACTGCATGATGTGGTCCACCCTCCCTGATGCCACCCCCATCTCCCTGAAGTTCCTGTGGTACCTGTTCATGTACAGCTTCTTCCAGACTTGCATGACT TGCTACCATGTGCCGTATTCTTCCCTGACAATGTTCCTGGGAGGAACCCAGAGAGATCGTGATTTAGCCACTGCCTACA GAATGGGGATGGAGGTGTTCAGCACGCTCCTCGGATCAGGAATTCAGGGGCAGATTGTGGGCAGTTACCATGCCCATATGATGAACAGCTGTTACGTGTTGAATGGGACCCAGGCCAAcaccagctcctccagccccacAGACTCGCTGGAGAACACG CGTAGGGCCTACGTATTTGCATCCCTGGTCCTGGGCTCAATCTATTGCCTGTCCTGTCTGATTCTCATCTTTGGAGTAAGGGAAGAGCCTG GGCCCCTCAGCCCCCTGGGGAAGGTTGGGCTGCCCTTCACTAGCTGCCTGAGGATGATCATGGAGCACAAGCCCTACACCCAGCTGCTGTGTGGCTTCCTCTTCGCATCCCTGGCCTTCCAG ATTGCACAGGGGATCTTTGCCGTCTTCTGTACTCATGCTGCAGGTCTGGCCGGGAAGTTCCAGCATTTGGTGCTTATCATGTTG GTCACAGCTTCCCTCTCTATTCCATTTTGGCAGTGGCTTTTGGGGAAATTTGGGAAGAAAACGGCTGTGTCCTTGGGCCTAGTG ctgATCATCCCGGCCCTGGTAGCGATCACCCAGGTGATGCACAGCTTCCTGGCCTTCGTCTTCCTGATGATCGTGGCAGGCTGCAGCATGGCTGTGCTCTATCTGTTGCCGTG GTCCATGCTGCCGGATGCGGTGGATGATTTCAGGCTGAGGAACCCCAGCTGCCTGAACCTGGAGGCTCTCTTCTACTCATTTTATGTCTTCTTCAACAAGTTTGCAGGTGGTCTTGCTGTGGGGATATCGACACTGAGTTTACA TTTTGCAGGTTACCATGCTGGAGACTGCACGCGCAACCCCTCCGTCATCCTTGCCCTACGGCTGCTCATGGCCCCAGTCCCAATAAGTCTGCTGCTCATCGCCGTAATCATGTTCTCCATCTACCCCATCAACgaggagaggaggaaacagaTGAGAATGGAGATGGAGGCAATCGG GCATCATGTACAACATGGCAACGCAGAGTAA
- the LOC112987238 gene encoding sodium-dependent lysophosphatidylcholine symporter 1-like isoform X5: MLPGGHDDAELPRLSQEGALPQTRVVHSELEPVHVSLILFLGRAWDAVTDPAVGFLVSKSPRRKYGKLVPWIACSTPFGVLFYCMMWSTLPDATPISLKFLWYLFMYSFFQTCMTCYHVPYSSLTMFLGGTQRDRDLATAYRMGMEVFSTLLGSGIQGQIVGSYHAHMMNSCYVLNGTQANTSSSSPTDSLENTRRAYVFASLVLGSIYCLSCLILIFGVREEPGPLSPLGKVGLPFTSCLRMIMEHKPYTQLLCGFLFASLAFQIAQGIFAVFCTHAAGLAGKFQHLVLIMLVTASLSIPFWQWLLGKFGKKTAVSLGLVLIIPALVAITQVMHSFLAFVFLMIVAGCSMAVLYLLPWSMLPDAVDDFRLRNPSCLNLEALFYSFYVFFNKFAGGLAVGISTLSLHFAGYHAGDCTRNPSVILALRLLMAPVPISLLLIAVIMFSIYPINEERRKQMRMEMEAIGHHVQHGNAE; encoded by the exons ATGCTTCCCGGCGGTCACGACGATGCTGAGCTGCCCAGGCTCAGCCAAGAGGGAGCTCTCCCGCAGACGAGGGTGGTCCACAGCGAG CTGGAGCCAGTCCATGTCTCTTTGATCCTTTTCCTTGGAAGAGCCTGGGATGCAGTTACTGACCCTGCTGTTGGCTTCCTAGTCAGCAAGAGCCCAAGGAGAAAATATGGCAAGCTGGTCCCATG GATTGCATGCTCCACACCATTTGGGGTGCTTTTCTACTGCATGATGTGGTCCACCCTCCCTGATGCCACCCCCATCTCCCTGAAGTTCCTGTGGTACCTGTTCATGTACAGCTTCTTCCAGACTTGCATGACT TGCTACCATGTGCCGTATTCTTCCCTGACAATGTTCCTGGGAGGAACCCAGAGAGATCGTGATTTAGCCACTGCCTACA GAATGGGGATGGAGGTGTTCAGCACGCTCCTCGGATCAGGAATTCAGGGGCAGATTGTGGGCAGTTACCATGCCCATATGATGAACAGCTGTTACGTGTTGAATGGGACCCAGGCCAAcaccagctcctccagccccacAGACTCGCTGGAGAACACG CGTAGGGCCTACGTATTTGCATCCCTGGTCCTGGGCTCAATCTATTGCCTGTCCTGTCTGATTCTCATCTTTGGAGTAAGGGAAGAGCCTG GGCCCCTCAGCCCCCTGGGGAAGGTTGGGCTGCCCTTCACTAGCTGCCTGAGGATGATCATGGAGCACAAGCCCTACACCCAGCTGCTGTGTGGCTTCCTCTTCGCATCCCTGGCCTTCCAG ATTGCACAGGGGATCTTTGCCGTCTTCTGTACTCATGCTGCAGGTCTGGCCGGGAAGTTCCAGCATTTGGTGCTTATCATGTTG GTCACAGCTTCCCTCTCTATTCCATTTTGGCAGTGGCTTTTGGGGAAATTTGGGAAGAAAACGGCTGTGTCCTTGGGCCTAGTG ctgATCATCCCGGCCCTGGTAGCGATCACCCAGGTGATGCACAGCTTCCTGGCCTTCGTCTTCCTGATGATCGTGGCAGGCTGCAGCATGGCTGTGCTCTATCTGTTGCCGTG GTCCATGCTGCCGGATGCGGTGGATGATTTCAGGCTGAGGAACCCCAGCTGCCTGAACCTGGAGGCTCTCTTCTACTCATTTTATGTCTTCTTCAACAAGTTTGCAGGTGGTCTTGCTGTGGGGATATCGACACTGAGTTTACA TTTTGCAGGTTACCATGCTGGAGACTGCACGCGCAACCCCTCCGTCATCCTTGCCCTACGGCTGCTCATGGCCCCAGTCCCAATAAGTCTGCTGCTCATCGCCGTAATCATGTTCTCCATCTACCCCATCAACgaggagaggaggaaacagaTGAGAATGGAGATGGAGGCAATCGG GCATCATGTACAACATGGCAACGCAGAGTAA
- the LOC112987238 gene encoding sodium-dependent lysophosphatidylcholine symporter 1-A-like isoform X2, with product MLPGGHDDAELPRLSQEGALPQTRVVHSEEPEAFYSHVWTRPATGDGRLHCEKPGLPLHRKVCYAIGGIPYQMTGNALGFFLQIFLLDVVQLEPVHVSLILFLGRAWDAVTDPAVGFLVSKSPRRKYGKLVPWIACSTPFGVLFYCMMWSTLPDATPISLKFLWYLFMYSFFQTCMTCYHVPYSSLTMFLGGTQRDRDLATAYRMGMEVFSTLLGSGIQGQIVGSYHAHMMNSCYVLNGTQANTSSSSPTDSLENTRRAYVFASLVLGSIYCLSCLILIFGVREEPGPLSPLGKVGLPFTSCLRMIMEHKPYTQLLCGFLFASLAFQIAQGIFAVFCTHAAGLAGKFQHLVLIMLVTASLSIPFWQWLLGKFGKKTAVSLGLVLIIPALVAITQVMHSFLAFVFLMIVAGCSMAVLYLLPWSMLPDAVDDFRLRNPSCLNLEALFYSFYVFFNKFAGGLAVGISTLSLHFAGYHAGDCTRNPSVILALRLLMAPVPISLLLIAVIMFSIYPINEERRKQMRMEMEAIGHHVQHGNAE from the exons ATGCTTCCCGGCGGTCACGACGATGCTGAGCTGCCCAGGCTCAGCCAAGAGGGAGCTCTCCCGCAGACGAGGGTGGTCCACAGCGAG GAGCCTGAAGCCTTTTATAGCCATGTCTGGACAAGACCTGCCACCGGGGATGGCCGTTTGCACTGC GAGAAGCCAGGACTGCCGCTCCACAGAAAGGTTTGCTATGCTATTGGGGGCATTCCCTACCAGATGACAGGAAACGCCCTTGGGTTTTTCCTCCAGATCTTCCTTCTGGATGTTGTGCAG CTGGAGCCAGTCCATGTCTCTTTGATCCTTTTCCTTGGAAGAGCCTGGGATGCAGTTACTGACCCTGCTGTTGGCTTCCTAGTCAGCAAGAGCCCAAGGAGAAAATATGGCAAGCTGGTCCCATG GATTGCATGCTCCACACCATTTGGGGTGCTTTTCTACTGCATGATGTGGTCCACCCTCCCTGATGCCACCCCCATCTCCCTGAAGTTCCTGTGGTACCTGTTCATGTACAGCTTCTTCCAGACTTGCATGACT TGCTACCATGTGCCGTATTCTTCCCTGACAATGTTCCTGGGAGGAACCCAGAGAGATCGTGATTTAGCCACTGCCTACA GAATGGGGATGGAGGTGTTCAGCACGCTCCTCGGATCAGGAATTCAGGGGCAGATTGTGGGCAGTTACCATGCCCATATGATGAACAGCTGTTACGTGTTGAATGGGACCCAGGCCAAcaccagctcctccagccccacAGACTCGCTGGAGAACACG CGTAGGGCCTACGTATTTGCATCCCTGGTCCTGGGCTCAATCTATTGCCTGTCCTGTCTGATTCTCATCTTTGGAGTAAGGGAAGAGCCTG GGCCCCTCAGCCCCCTGGGGAAGGTTGGGCTGCCCTTCACTAGCTGCCTGAGGATGATCATGGAGCACAAGCCCTACACCCAGCTGCTGTGTGGCTTCCTCTTCGCATCCCTGGCCTTCCAG ATTGCACAGGGGATCTTTGCCGTCTTCTGTACTCATGCTGCAGGTCTGGCCGGGAAGTTCCAGCATTTGGTGCTTATCATGTTG GTCACAGCTTCCCTCTCTATTCCATTTTGGCAGTGGCTTTTGGGGAAATTTGGGAAGAAAACGGCTGTGTCCTTGGGCCTAGTG ctgATCATCCCGGCCCTGGTAGCGATCACCCAGGTGATGCACAGCTTCCTGGCCTTCGTCTTCCTGATGATCGTGGCAGGCTGCAGCATGGCTGTGCTCTATCTGTTGCCGTG GTCCATGCTGCCGGATGCGGTGGATGATTTCAGGCTGAGGAACCCCAGCTGCCTGAACCTGGAGGCTCTCTTCTACTCATTTTATGTCTTCTTCAACAAGTTTGCAGGTGGTCTTGCTGTGGGGATATCGACACTGAGTTTACA TTTTGCAGGTTACCATGCTGGAGACTGCACGCGCAACCCCTCCGTCATCCTTGCCCTACGGCTGCTCATGGCCCCAGTCCCAATAAGTCTGCTGCTCATCGCCGTAATCATGTTCTCCATCTACCCCATCAACgaggagaggaggaaacagaTGAGAATGGAGATGGAGGCAATCGG GCATCATGTACAACATGGCAACGCAGAGTAA
- the LOC112987238 gene encoding sodium-dependent lysophosphatidylcholine symporter 1-A-like isoform X4 translates to MLPGGHDDAELPRLSQEGALPQTRVVHSEEKPGLPLHRKVCYAIGGIPYQMTGNALGFFLQIFLLDVVQLEPVHVSLILFLGRAWDAVTDPAVGFLVSKSPRRKYGKLVPWIACSTPFGVLFYCMMWSTLPDATPISLKFLWYLFMYSFFQTCMTCYHVPYSSLTMFLGGTQRDRDLATAYRMGMEVFSTLLGSGIQGQIVGSYHAHMMNSCYVLNGTQANTSSSSPTDSLENTRRAYVFASLVLGSIYCLSCLILIFGVREEPGPLSPLGKVGLPFTSCLRMIMEHKPYTQLLCGFLFASLAFQIAQGIFAVFCTHAAGLAGKFQHLVLIMLVTASLSIPFWQWLLGKFGKKTAVSLGLVLIIPALVAITQVMHSFLAFVFLMIVAGCSMAVLYLLPWSMLPDAVDDFRLRNPSCLNLEALFYSFYVFFNKFAGGLAVGISTLSLHFAGYHAGDCTRNPSVILALRLLMAPVPISLLLIAVIMFSIYPINEERRKQMRMEMEAIGHHVQHGNAE, encoded by the exons ATGCTTCCCGGCGGTCACGACGATGCTGAGCTGCCCAGGCTCAGCCAAGAGGGAGCTCTCCCGCAGACGAGGGTGGTCCACAGCGAG GAGAAGCCAGGACTGCCGCTCCACAGAAAGGTTTGCTATGCTATTGGGGGCATTCCCTACCAGATGACAGGAAACGCCCTTGGGTTTTTCCTCCAGATCTTCCTTCTGGATGTTGTGCAG CTGGAGCCAGTCCATGTCTCTTTGATCCTTTTCCTTGGAAGAGCCTGGGATGCAGTTACTGACCCTGCTGTTGGCTTCCTAGTCAGCAAGAGCCCAAGGAGAAAATATGGCAAGCTGGTCCCATG GATTGCATGCTCCACACCATTTGGGGTGCTTTTCTACTGCATGATGTGGTCCACCCTCCCTGATGCCACCCCCATCTCCCTGAAGTTCCTGTGGTACCTGTTCATGTACAGCTTCTTCCAGACTTGCATGACT TGCTACCATGTGCCGTATTCTTCCCTGACAATGTTCCTGGGAGGAACCCAGAGAGATCGTGATTTAGCCACTGCCTACA GAATGGGGATGGAGGTGTTCAGCACGCTCCTCGGATCAGGAATTCAGGGGCAGATTGTGGGCAGTTACCATGCCCATATGATGAACAGCTGTTACGTGTTGAATGGGACCCAGGCCAAcaccagctcctccagccccacAGACTCGCTGGAGAACACG CGTAGGGCCTACGTATTTGCATCCCTGGTCCTGGGCTCAATCTATTGCCTGTCCTGTCTGATTCTCATCTTTGGAGTAAGGGAAGAGCCTG GGCCCCTCAGCCCCCTGGGGAAGGTTGGGCTGCCCTTCACTAGCTGCCTGAGGATGATCATGGAGCACAAGCCCTACACCCAGCTGCTGTGTGGCTTCCTCTTCGCATCCCTGGCCTTCCAG ATTGCACAGGGGATCTTTGCCGTCTTCTGTACTCATGCTGCAGGTCTGGCCGGGAAGTTCCAGCATTTGGTGCTTATCATGTTG GTCACAGCTTCCCTCTCTATTCCATTTTGGCAGTGGCTTTTGGGGAAATTTGGGAAGAAAACGGCTGTGTCCTTGGGCCTAGTG ctgATCATCCCGGCCCTGGTAGCGATCACCCAGGTGATGCACAGCTTCCTGGCCTTCGTCTTCCTGATGATCGTGGCAGGCTGCAGCATGGCTGTGCTCTATCTGTTGCCGTG GTCCATGCTGCCGGATGCGGTGGATGATTTCAGGCTGAGGAACCCCAGCTGCCTGAACCTGGAGGCTCTCTTCTACTCATTTTATGTCTTCTTCAACAAGTTTGCAGGTGGTCTTGCTGTGGGGATATCGACACTGAGTTTACA TTTTGCAGGTTACCATGCTGGAGACTGCACGCGCAACCCCTCCGTCATCCTTGCCCTACGGCTGCTCATGGCCCCAGTCCCAATAAGTCTGCTGCTCATCGCCGTAATCATGTTCTCCATCTACCCCATCAACgaggagaggaggaaacagaTGAGAATGGAGATGGAGGCAATCGG GCATCATGTACAACATGGCAACGCAGAGTAA
- the LOC112987238 gene encoding sodium-dependent lysophosphatidylcholine symporter 1-like isoform X3: protein MLSCPGSAKRELSRRRGWSTARPACSSVSRFQEKPGLPLHRKVCYAIGGIPYQMTGNALGFFLQIFLLDVVQLEPVHVSLILFLGRAWDAVTDPAVGFLVSKSPRRKYGKLVPWIACSTPFGVLFYCMMWSTLPDATPISLKFLWYLFMYSFFQTCMTCYHVPYSSLTMFLGGTQRDRDLATAYRMGMEVFSTLLGSGIQGQIVGSYHAHMMNSCYVLNGTQANTSSSSPTDSLENTRRAYVFASLVLGSIYCLSCLILIFGVREEPGPLSPLGKVGLPFTSCLRMIMEHKPYTQLLCGFLFASLAFQIAQGIFAVFCTHAAGLAGKFQHLVLIMLVTASLSIPFWQWLLGKFGKKTAVSLGLVLIIPALVAITQVMHSFLAFVFLMIVAGCSMAVLYLLPWSMLPDAVDDFRLRNPSCLNLEALFYSFYVFFNKFAGGLAVGISTLSLHFAGYHAGDCTRNPSVILALRLLMAPVPISLLLIAVIMFSIYPINEERRKQMRMEMEAIGHHVQHGNAE from the exons ATGCTGAGCTGCCCAGGCTCAGCCAAGAGGGAGCTCTCCCGCAGACGAGGGTGGTCCACAGCGAG ACCAGCTTGTTCCTCGGTGTCTCGGTTCCAGGAGAAGCCAGGACTGCCGCTCCACAGAAAGGTTTGCTATGCTATTGGGGGCATTCCCTACCAGATGACAGGAAACGCCCTTGGGTTTTTCCTCCAGATCTTCCTTCTGGATGTTGTGCAG CTGGAGCCAGTCCATGTCTCTTTGATCCTTTTCCTTGGAAGAGCCTGGGATGCAGTTACTGACCCTGCTGTTGGCTTCCTAGTCAGCAAGAGCCCAAGGAGAAAATATGGCAAGCTGGTCCCATG GATTGCATGCTCCACACCATTTGGGGTGCTTTTCTACTGCATGATGTGGTCCACCCTCCCTGATGCCACCCCCATCTCCCTGAAGTTCCTGTGGTACCTGTTCATGTACAGCTTCTTCCAGACTTGCATGACT TGCTACCATGTGCCGTATTCTTCCCTGACAATGTTCCTGGGAGGAACCCAGAGAGATCGTGATTTAGCCACTGCCTACA GAATGGGGATGGAGGTGTTCAGCACGCTCCTCGGATCAGGAATTCAGGGGCAGATTGTGGGCAGTTACCATGCCCATATGATGAACAGCTGTTACGTGTTGAATGGGACCCAGGCCAAcaccagctcctccagccccacAGACTCGCTGGAGAACACG CGTAGGGCCTACGTATTTGCATCCCTGGTCCTGGGCTCAATCTATTGCCTGTCCTGTCTGATTCTCATCTTTGGAGTAAGGGAAGAGCCTG GGCCCCTCAGCCCCCTGGGGAAGGTTGGGCTGCCCTTCACTAGCTGCCTGAGGATGATCATGGAGCACAAGCCCTACACCCAGCTGCTGTGTGGCTTCCTCTTCGCATCCCTGGCCTTCCAG ATTGCACAGGGGATCTTTGCCGTCTTCTGTACTCATGCTGCAGGTCTGGCCGGGAAGTTCCAGCATTTGGTGCTTATCATGTTG GTCACAGCTTCCCTCTCTATTCCATTTTGGCAGTGGCTTTTGGGGAAATTTGGGAAGAAAACGGCTGTGTCCTTGGGCCTAGTG ctgATCATCCCGGCCCTGGTAGCGATCACCCAGGTGATGCACAGCTTCCTGGCCTTCGTCTTCCTGATGATCGTGGCAGGCTGCAGCATGGCTGTGCTCTATCTGTTGCCGTG GTCCATGCTGCCGGATGCGGTGGATGATTTCAGGCTGAGGAACCCCAGCTGCCTGAACCTGGAGGCTCTCTTCTACTCATTTTATGTCTTCTTCAACAAGTTTGCAGGTGGTCTTGCTGTGGGGATATCGACACTGAGTTTACA TTTTGCAGGTTACCATGCTGGAGACTGCACGCGCAACCCCTCCGTCATCCTTGCCCTACGGCTGCTCATGGCCCCAGTCCCAATAAGTCTGCTGCTCATCGCCGTAATCATGTTCTCCATCTACCCCATCAACgaggagaggaggaaacagaTGAGAATGGAGATGGAGGCAATCGG GCATCATGTACAACATGGCAACGCAGAGTAA